One genomic window of Arachis hypogaea cultivar Tifrunner chromosome 8, arahy.Tifrunner.gnm2.J5K5, whole genome shotgun sequence includes the following:
- the LOC112706520 gene encoding LOB domain-containing protein 22-like — MSKKISTTSQACAACKHQRRKCGPNCILAPYFPHDRQKQFLNAHKLFGVGRMTDLIKPLGPTERNIAMETIIYESEMRAYDPVNGCCTMIQQLQSEIEYRQAELQLVLHRLALFKAQAQQQSSSCNQVNNVEGIPFQPDQYYEATNMDSNSSITHEVDLNAWMMQNLQSPALLSPLTLTNENENGNVGVDDNNGYIYDQKPMLDLGFKETKSNHQTPVEGMHYSGMKQIYNFQDQEQKD, encoded by the exons ATGAGCAAAAAGATCAGCACAACCTCACAGGCTTGCGCTGCTTGTAAGCACCAACGTAGGAAGTGTGGTCCCAACTGCATTCTCGCACCATATTTTCCTCACGATCGCCAAAAACAATTCCTTAACGCTCATAAATTGTTTGGAGTTGGAAGAATGACTGATCTCATCAAACCACTGGGTCCTACCGAGAGAAACATTGCCATGGAAACCATCATCTACGAATCTGAGATGCGAGCCTATGATCCTGTTAACGGTTGTTGTACAATGATTCAACAGCTTCAATCTGAGATTGAGTACCGTCAAGCTGAGCTTCAACTTGTTCTTCATCGTCTCGCCCTCTTCAAAGCTCAAGCGCAGCAGCAATCTTCGAGTTGCAACCAAGTTAATAATGTTGAAGGGATTCCATTTCAACCGGATCAATATTATGAAGCTACTAACATGGATAGCAATAGCTCCATTACGCATGAAGTGGATCTTAATGCATGGATGATGCAAAACTTGCAATCACCTGCGTTGTTATCACCTTTGACATTAACCAATGAGAATGAAAATGGCAATGTTGGAGTTGATGATAATAATGGCTATATTTATGATCAGAAGCCTATGCTTGACCTTGGTTTTAAAGAAACCAAATCAAATCATCAAACACCAGTGGAGGGCATGCATTATTCAG GGATGAAGCAAATTTACAATTTTCAAGATCAGGAACAGAAAGATTAA
- the LOC112706518 gene encoding serine/threonine-protein kinase BLUS1-like has protein sequence MHLLPIHSATQIMATKDSSSELESPRRLQYPLDSTSYKLLDEIGSGVSAVVYKAICIPINSSLVAIKSIDLDGSRPDFDDVRREVKTLSLLSHPNILNAHCCFTVDHRLWVVMPFMAGGSFQSIISHSFPDGFSEPCIAFILRETLNALSYLHSQGHLHRDIKAGNILVDSNGSVKLADFGVSASIYESIMSSSSSSSSSSSVPGCCSCSSLMLKDVAGTPYWMAPEVIHSHVGYSFKADIWSFGITALELAHGRPPLSHLPPSKSMILKITKRFRFSDLDKFGGGSTSHGKKFSKNFKDMVASCLDQDPAKRPTAEKLLKHPFFRNCKGSEFLVKNVLHGLPSVEKRYKEISKASSMNNNNNDDDDDDDEVKHGKLMKQRRISGWNFNEDGLELEPVFPNDEDDEAKATREAKGEEGENENNNERLKGIEGVAMNVNNRDAMLATLNVLKGSLEQELAQVKALINILRADRNHHHDLDHDQQQLESQLDTFKLHLS, from the coding sequence ATGCATCTTCTTCCAATTCACTCAGCTACTCAAATCATGGCGACAAAGGACTCATCATCGGAATTAGAATCACCAAGAAGACTTCAATACCCACTCGACTCCACCTCATACAAGCTCCTCGACGAGATCGGTTCCGGCGTCAGCGCCGTCGTCTACAAGGCTATCTGCATCCCCATCAACTCCTCCCTCGTCGCCATCAAATCCATCGACCTCGACGGCTCCCGTCCCGACTTCGATGACGTCCGCCGCGAAGTCAAaactctctccctcctctcccacCCCAACATCCTCAACGCACACTGCTGCTTCACCGTCGACCACCGTCTCTGGGTGGTCATGCCCTTCATGGCCGGCGGATCCTTCCAATCCATCATCTCTCATTCCTTCCCGGACGGATTCTCAGAGCCATGCATCGCATTCATCCTCAGAGAAACTCTCAACGCTTTGTCTTACCTCCATAGCCAGGGACATCTCCACAGAGACATCAAAGCCGGTAACATTCTCGTCGATTCCAACGGATCCGTCAAGCTCGCCGATTTCGGCGTCTCCGCTTCCATCTACGAGTCAATCATgagctcctcttcttcctcttcttcttcttcaagtgtTCCTGGTTGTTGTTCGTGTTCTTCTCTCATGCTCAAAGATGTTGCCGGAACACCGTATTGGATGGCGCCGGAAGTGATCCACTCCCACGTCGGTTACAGTTTCAAGGCTGATATATGGTCGTTTGGGATCACGGCGTTGGAGTTGGCCCATGGAAGGCCTCCACTCTCTCACCTTCCTCCTTCTAAGTCCATGATTCTCAAGATCACCAAGCGCTTTCGCTTTTCCGATCTGGACAAGTTTGGCGGCGGTTCCACCTCCCATGGTAAAAAATTCTCCAAGAACTTCAAGGACATGGTGGCTTCTTGCCTGGATCAGGATCCGGCTAAGAGGCCTACGGCGGAGAAGCTTCTGAAGCATCCGTTCTTTAGAAACTGTAAGGGCTCTGAGTTTTTGGTGAAGAACGTGCTGCATGGGTTGCCTAGTGTTGAGAAGAGGTACAAGGAAATCAGCAAGGCTTCttctatgaataataataataatgatgatgatgatgatgatgatgaagtgaAGCATGGGAAGTTGATGAAGCAAAGAAGGATAAGTGGGTGGAATTTCAATGAAGATGGATTGGAACTTGAACCTGTGTTCCcaaatgatgaagatgatgaggcCAAGGCAACAAGAGAAGCTAAAGGTGAAGAAGGTGAGAAtgagaataataatgaaaggTTAAAGGGTATTGAAGGAGTAGCCATGAATGTGAACAACCGTGATGCCATGTTAGCCACACTCAATGTTCTCAAAGGGAGCTTGGAACAAGAGCTAGCACAAGTCAAGGCCTTGATCAACATCTTACGTGCAGATCGTAATCATCATCACGATCTTGATCATGATCAGCAGCAGTTGGAGTCACAACTAGACACCTTCAAGCTTCacctttcttga
- the LOC112706516 gene encoding NDR1/HIN1-like protein 13 yields MTDRVYPSAKPAANGGAAAGANPAFPATKAQLYGATRPTYRPQPLHHRRSRRSCCCRFCFWLILIVLILLLLIGIAGVVVYVLYRPHRPDFTVTSLTLSYLNLTASSTLSSKFAISVTATNPNKHISFSYDPTSVSILSGDIDVGDGTVPAFDHGKKNTTVLKTTISSSGQALQSDDAAKLKSSMKSKSGLPLQVKLETKVKAVMGNLKTPKVRIRVSCEGIKATLPSGKKPATASTSNAKCNVDVRFKIWKWTVG; encoded by the coding sequence ATGACCGACAGGGTTTACCCTTCCGCCAAGCCCGCCGCCAACGGAGGCGCCGCTGCCGGAGCCAATCCGGCATTTCCAGCTACCAAGGCTCAGCTCTACGGAGCCACCCGTCCAACCTACCGTCCGCAGCCACTCCACCACCGGAGGAGCCGCCGTAGCTGCTGCTGCCGCTTCTGCTTCTGGCTGATCCTCATCGTTCTCATCCTCCTCCTTCTGATCGGTATCGCCGGCGTCGTCGTTTATGTACTCTACCGTCCCCACCGCCCTGACTTCACCGTCACGTCCCTCACACTTTCGTACCTCAACCTCACCGCTTCTTCCACACTCAGCTCGAAATTCGCGATCAGCGTAACCGCTACAAACCCTAACAAACACATCTCATTCTCCTACGATCCTACCTCCGTCTCGATCCTCTCCGGTGACATCGACGTCGGCGACGGCACTGTCCCCGCCTTCGACCACGGCAAGAAGAACACGACGGTGCTGAAGACAACGATTTCGAGTTCCGGCCAGGCGCTGCAGAGCGACGATGCGGCGAAGTTGAAGAGCAGCATGAAGAGTAAGAGCGGGTTGCCGTTGCAGGTGAAGCTGGAGACGAAGGTGAAGGCTGTGATGGGGAATTTGAAGACACCGAAGGTCAGAATCAGGGTTTCTTGTGAAGGTATCAAGGCCACACTTCCCTCCGGGAAGAAACCGGCGACGGCGTCCACCTCGAACGCCAAGTGCAACGTCGATGTCAGATTCAAGATCTGGAAATGGACCGTTGGATGA